One Lasioglossum baleicum chromosome 6, iyLasBale1, whole genome shotgun sequence genomic window carries:
- the Cabp1 gene encoding protein disulfide-isomerase A6 homolog CaBP1 isoform X1 translates to MQALLGFLLLISGAHCLYNSNSDVIKLDSSNFDSLVLNSDNIWVVEFYAPWCGHCKQLTPEYNKAATALKGIVKFGAVNADEHMNIGSKYGIKGIPTIKIFGAKDKAEDYAGPRTAEGIVDAVLNAITSKSKKGLGGAKSKDSKDVIELTDENFDKIVMNSEDMWLVEFYAPWCGHCKNLAPIWASAATELKGKVKLGALDATINKVKASQYEIRGYPTIKYFAPGKKSFDSVQEYDGGRTSSDIVSWAIEKLAENVPAPEVTQLLNKRTLENACEDKPLCVVSVLPHILDCQAECRNNYLKILNELGEKYKQKMWGWVWAEASAQPHIEEALEIGGFGYPALAVVNIKKMKYSLLKGSFSYVGIDEFLRDLSYGRGGTAPLKGAQLPKILDTIAWDGKNAELPPAEEIDLSDVDLDEKDEL, encoded by the exons atgcaaGCTCTTTTAG GTTTCTTGTTATTAATCTCTGGAGCCCATTGTTTGTACAATTCCAATTCGGATGTTATAAAACTCGATTCAAGCAACTTTGACAGTTTGGTATTGAATAGTGATAATATTTGGGTTGTTGAATTTTATGCACCATGGTGTGGTCATTGTAAACAATTGACACCTGAATATAATAAGGCTGCTACTGCTTTGAAG GGTATCGTCAAATTTGGAGCAGTGAATGCAGATGAGCATATGAATATTGGTTCGAAATATGGAATTAAAGGTATTCCGACAATTAAAATCTTTGGTGCGAAAGATAAGGCGGAAGATTATGCTGGGCCTAGAACAGCAGAAGGAATTGTGGATGCTGTTTTAAATGCAATCACCAGCAAATCCAAAAAAGGCCTTGGGGGAGCTAAG TCGAAAGATTCCAAGGATGTAATTGAATTGACAGACGAGAATTTCGATAAAATAGTAATGAATTCTGAAGATATGTGGTTAGTCGAGTTTTATGCACCTTGGTGCGGTCATTGTAAAAATTTAGCTCCCATTTGGGCATCTGCTGCTACAGAGCTTAAAGGAAAAGTAAAATTGGGAGCTCTGGATGCTACTATAAATAAGGTTAAA GCCAGTCAATATGAAATTAGAGGATATCctacaattaaatattttgcaCCTGGCAAAAAATCTTTTGATTCTGTACAAGAATACGATGGCGGTCGAACAAGCAGTGACATTGTAAGTTGGGCAATCGAAAAATTGGCAGAAAATGTACCAGCTCCAGAAGTAACTCAACTTTTAAACAAACGAACATTGGAAAATGCTTGTGAAGACAAACCATTATGTGTTGTATCAGTTTTACCACATATCTTAGACTGTCAGGCGgaatgtagaaataattatttgaagATACTGAACGAGCTAGGAGAGAAATACAAGCAGAAAATGTGGGG ATGGGTTTGGGCAGAAGCTAGTGCACAGCCTCATATTGAAGAAGCATTAGAAATAGGAGGTTTCGGCTATCCGGCATTGGCAGTTGTAAATATCAAAAAAATGAAATACTCGTTACTCAAAGGAAGTTTCTCTTATGTCGGCATAGATGAATTCTTACGTGACTTAAGTTATGGACGAGGAGGGACGGCACCATTAAAGGGTGCTCAGTTGCCTAAGATTCTTGATACAATTGCTTGGGATGGGAAAAATGCTGAACTTCCACCAGCAGAAGAAATCGATCTCAGCGACGTAGATCTTGACGAGAAGGATGAACTTTAA
- the Cabp1 gene encoding protein disulfide-isomerase A6 homolog CaBP1 isoform X2, with protein MNIGSKYGIKGIPTIKIFGAKDKAEDYAGPRTAEGIVDAVLNAITSKSKKGLGGAKSKDSKDVIELTDENFDKIVMNSEDMWLVEFYAPWCGHCKNLAPIWASAATELKGKVKLGALDATINKVKASQYEIRGYPTIKYFAPGKKSFDSVQEYDGGRTSSDIVSWAIEKLAENVPAPEVTQLLNKRTLENACEDKPLCVVSVLPHILDCQAECRNNYLKILNELGEKYKQKMWGWVWAEASAQPHIEEALEIGGFGYPALAVVNIKKMKYSLLKGSFSYVGIDEFLRDLSYGRGGTAPLKGAQLPKILDTIAWDGKNAELPPAEEIDLSDVDLDEKDEL; from the exons ATGAATATTGGTTCGAAATATGGAATTAAAGGTATTCCGACAATTAAAATCTTTGGTGCGAAAGATAAGGCGGAAGATTATGCTGGGCCTAGAACAGCAGAAGGAATTGTGGATGCTGTTTTAAATGCAATCACCAGCAAATCCAAAAAAGGCCTTGGGGGAGCTAAG TCGAAAGATTCCAAGGATGTAATTGAATTGACAGACGAGAATTTCGATAAAATAGTAATGAATTCTGAAGATATGTGGTTAGTCGAGTTTTATGCACCTTGGTGCGGTCATTGTAAAAATTTAGCTCCCATTTGGGCATCTGCTGCTACAGAGCTTAAAGGAAAAGTAAAATTGGGAGCTCTGGATGCTACTATAAATAAGGTTAAA GCCAGTCAATATGAAATTAGAGGATATCctacaattaaatattttgcaCCTGGCAAAAAATCTTTTGATTCTGTACAAGAATACGATGGCGGTCGAACAAGCAGTGACATTGTAAGTTGGGCAATCGAAAAATTGGCAGAAAATGTACCAGCTCCAGAAGTAACTCAACTTTTAAACAAACGAACATTGGAAAATGCTTGTGAAGACAAACCATTATGTGTTGTATCAGTTTTACCACATATCTTAGACTGTCAGGCGgaatgtagaaataattatttgaagATACTGAACGAGCTAGGAGAGAAATACAAGCAGAAAATGTGGGG ATGGGTTTGGGCAGAAGCTAGTGCACAGCCTCATATTGAAGAAGCATTAGAAATAGGAGGTTTCGGCTATCCGGCATTGGCAGTTGTAAATATCAAAAAAATGAAATACTCGTTACTCAAAGGAAGTTTCTCTTATGTCGGCATAGATGAATTCTTACGTGACTTAAGTTATGGACGAGGAGGGACGGCACCATTAAAGGGTGCTCAGTTGCCTAAGATTCTTGATACAATTGCTTGGGATGGGAAAAATGCTGAACTTCCACCAGCAGAAGAAATCGATCTCAGCGACGTAGATCTTGACGAGAAGGATGAACTTTAA